A section of the Orenia marismortui DSM 5156 genome encodes:
- a CDS encoding PKD domain-containing protein → MIRKKPLLLCLVIIISILVGGCNVKEKANHAPVINLIKLDKNVVPLGEKLRLSVEASDIDQDQLNYKWVVDQGIITGKGKDIIYLPPEKEGIYQVRVLISDSKGHQVIANQEVTVKDFKIGIERERNNLHPGDSIKIYAKTNMETKGIVYSWEADGGEIIGKTNRVNYICPKEEGKYKIKLRVRNSEGIELEDSIEVNVKDYAPEILDNLSSNFSSIAINQDQKRGKAIFSVNARDLNGDKLNYNWQVNKGKIIGEGSKVTYLSPTYSTTDTIKVVISDDYGQEISQEADIKIIEVWQKSYGGISNDGFERVVRTEDGYLLVGYSNSFTRDWSYPAGYVVKINRQGKEEWYNYDYYLGGEDSFFGATIIDDGNYLLSGYKSNENNLSKDSYLVKINKNNGNKMSEIIGSNYKNQELYNLYQSSTKDNLGIGYINDSSNDGYLVKINAKGKQELEYTYDHDTKSGSNDYFESVVEGDNSYLLVGYTSRFDKSSGDGLVVKLDEKLNKLAEYTYGEDDLDERFQDVCQTEDGGYLLVGSIGSTESWVYDGYIVKIDSQGNQIFSHSYGNKKSDDGFRSVIATEDGGYLLVGYTNSAGKGDYDGYVVKINSKAKKEWSSRYGGIDHDEFMDASKTDDGGYLLIGYTSSFGKGERDGYIVKIDKEGNTSSIVY, encoded by the coding sequence ATGATAAGGAAGAAGCCATTGTTATTATGTTTAGTTATTATAATATCAATATTAGTAGGTGGTTGTAATGTAAAAGAAAAAGCTAATCACGCACCGGTAATTAACTTAATTAAGCTAGATAAAAATGTGGTACCTTTAGGTGAAAAACTAAGGTTAAGTGTTGAAGCTAGTGATATTGATCAAGACCAGCTGAATTATAAATGGGTAGTAGATCAAGGAATTATTACAGGAAAGGGGAAGGATATAATTTATCTTCCGCCTGAAAAGGAAGGGATTTATCAGGTTCGAGTACTTATATCAGATAGTAAGGGTCATCAAGTAATTGCTAATCAAGAAGTTACTGTTAAAGATTTCAAAATAGGAATAGAACGTGAAAGAAATAATCTCCATCCAGGTGATAGTATTAAGATCTATGCTAAGACAAATATGGAAACTAAAGGTATAGTTTATTCATGGGAAGCTGATGGAGGAGAGATTATTGGAAAAACTAATAGAGTAAATTATATCTGCCCTAAAGAAGAAGGCAAGTATAAAATTAAGCTTAGAGTTAGAAATAGTGAAGGAATAGAGTTAGAGGATAGTATAGAAGTTAATGTCAAGGATTATGCTCCTGAAATTCTTGATAATTTATCAAGTAACTTCAGTTCAATTGCTATTAACCAAGATCAAAAAAGAGGCAAGGCTATATTTAGTGTAAATGCTAGAGACTTAAATGGGGACAAATTAAATTACAATTGGCAAGTAAATAAAGGGAAGATTATAGGTGAAGGAAGTAAAGTTACTTATCTGTCACCAACTTATAGTACAACTGATACTATAAAAGTAGTAATTTCAGATGATTATGGTCAAGAAATTAGTCAAGAGGCTGATATTAAGATAATAGAAGTTTGGCAGAAAAGTTATGGTGGAATTAGTAATGATGGCTTTGAAAGAGTAGTTAGAACAGAAGATGGATATTTACTTGTAGGTTACAGTAATTCTTTTACAAGAGATTGGTCTTATCCGGCTGGTTATGTGGTTAAGATAAATCGCCAAGGAAAAGAAGAATGGTATAATTATGATTATTATCTTGGTGGAGAAGATTCTTTTTTTGGGGCTACCATTATTGATGATGGAAATTATTTATTAAGTGGTTATAAGAGTAATGAAAATAATCTTAGTAAAGATTCTTATTTAGTTAAGATTAACAAGAATAATGGAAATAAAATGTCTGAAATAATAGGCTCTAACTATAAGAACCAAGAATTATATAATTTGTATCAATCATCTACTAAAGATAATTTAGGAATTGGCTATATTAATGATAGTAGTAATGATGGCTATTTAGTCAAAATTAATGCTAAAGGTAAACAAGAACTAGAATATACTTATGATCATGATACTAAATCTGGTAGTAATGATTATTTTGAATCAGTTGTAGAGGGTGATAACTCTTACTTATTAGTTGGATATACTAGTCGTTTTGATAAAAGTAGTGGCGATGGATTAGTAGTTAAATTAGATGAAAAACTTAATAAACTTGCTGAGTATACATATGGTGAAGATGATTTAGACGAAAGGTTTCAGGATGTCTGTCAGACAGAAGATGGGGGATATCTATTAGTAGGATCAATAGGATCTACTGAAAGTTGGGTTTATGATGGGTATATAGTTAAGATAGATAGCCAAGGGAATCAAATCTTTTCTCATTCTTATGGTAATAAAAAGAGTGATGATGGTTTTAGGTCTGTAATAGCAACTGAAGATGGAGGATATCTCTTAGTTGGCTATACGAATTCAGCTGGCAAAGGAGATTATGATGGATATGTAGTCAAGATAAATTCTAAAGCTAAAAAAGAATGGTCTTCTCGTTATGGGGGGATTGACCATGATGAGTTTATGGATGCTTCTAAAACTGATGATGGAGGTTATTTATTAATAGGCTATACAAGTTCCTTTGGTAAAGGTGAAAGGGATGGATATATAGTTAAGATAGACAAAGAAGGCAATACATCTTCAATAGTTTATTAA
- the malQ gene encoding 4-alpha-glucanotransferase, which yields MKFKRQSGLFLHPTSLPGKYGIGSLGNEAYQFIDFLAEAGQNLWQICPLGPTGYGDSPYQCFSAFAGNHMLVSLESLVEDKLLSQEDLDNDLDFDQDKVEYGKVIDFKLPLLKKAFSRFKAKADKGEYNSFCENNSEWLEDYALFRAVKSSFDERPWHEWDEDIKLRNKEAMDRYKVELSTDIEFQQFIQYIFFKQWTKVKEYANDKGIKIIGDIPIFVAMDSADAWANPEVFLFDEDMKPTKVAGVPPDYFSETGQLWGNPLYDWDKLKETNYSWWVKRIEALLEVADIVRIDHFRGFAAYWAVPYGDKTAINGEWKKAPGMELFKTIKDELGELPIIVEDLGTITKDVEELKECFDFPGMEILQFAFDANEDNNLPPNEFTTDNCVVYTGTHDNNTTLGWYNEDATEQDKADLCQYLNQHLSHRHDDISWDLMELAWKSRAIISLAPLQDVFSLDSDARFNTPGVLGGNWDWKYRVEMLTEKRATTLKEMTKRHNRL from the coding sequence ATGAAATTTAAAAGACAGAGTGGTTTATTCTTACATCCAACTTCTTTACCAGGAAAATATGGTATAGGATCTTTAGGAAATGAGGCTTATCAATTTATAGATTTTCTAGCTGAAGCTGGACAAAATTTATGGCAAATATGTCCTTTAGGACCGACAGGTTATGGAGATTCACCATATCAATGTTTTTCAGCTTTTGCAGGAAATCATATGTTAGTTAGCTTAGAAAGCTTAGTTGAAGATAAACTTTTAAGTCAAGAAGATTTAGATAATGATCTTGATTTTGATCAAGATAAAGTAGAATATGGTAAAGTAATTGATTTTAAGCTACCCTTACTAAAAAAAGCATTTAGCAGATTTAAAGCTAAGGCAGATAAGGGAGAGTATAATTCTTTTTGCGAAAATAATTCAGAGTGGTTAGAAGATTATGCATTATTTAGGGCTGTTAAATCTAGCTTTGATGAAAGACCATGGCATGAATGGGATGAAGATATTAAGCTAAGAAATAAAGAAGCTATGGATAGATATAAAGTAGAGTTATCTACAGATATAGAGTTTCAACAATTTATCCAATATATATTCTTTAAACAATGGACGAAAGTAAAAGAGTATGCCAATGATAAAGGAATTAAGATTATTGGGGATATTCCGATCTTTGTAGCTATGGATAGTGCAGATGCCTGGGCTAATCCAGAGGTATTCTTATTTGATGAAGATATGAAGCCTACTAAAGTAGCAGGAGTACCACCTGATTACTTTAGTGAAACTGGTCAATTATGGGGAAATCCACTTTATGATTGGGATAAATTAAAAGAGACTAACTATAGCTGGTGGGTTAAGAGAATAGAAGCTTTGTTGGAAGTTGCAGATATTGTTAGAATTGATCATTTTAGAGGATTTGCAGCTTATTGGGCTGTTCCTTATGGAGATAAGACTGCAATTAATGGGGAATGGAAGAAGGCTCCAGGTATGGAACTATTCAAGACTATTAAAGATGAACTTGGTGAGCTACCTATTATTGTTGAAGATTTAGGTACTATTACTAAGGATGTAGAAGAATTAAAAGAATGTTTTGATTTCCCAGGTATGGAAATCTTACAATTTGCTTTTGATGCTAATGAAGATAATAATCTACCTCCAAATGAGTTTACTACTGATAATTGTGTTGTTTATACAGGAACACATGATAACAATACAACTTTAGGTTGGTATAATGAGGATGCTACTGAGCAGGATAAAGCAGATTTGTGTCAATATTTAAATCAGCATCTTAGCCATAGACATGATGATATTTCTTGGGACTTGATGGAATTGGCTTGGAAATCTAGGGCTATAATATCTTTAGCTCCTTTACAAGATGTCTTTAGTTTGGATAGTGATGCAAGATTTAATACTCCGGGAGTATTGGGAGGTAACTGGGATTGGAAATATAGAGTAGAGATGTTAACAGAAAAGAGGGCAACTACACTTAAAGAGATGACAAAAAGGCATAATAGACTTTAA
- the galT gene encoding galactose-1-phosphate uridylyltransferase codes for MSEIRKDLLRGEDVIVATSRGKRPNDFDNNQKFNRACPFCNGNKEDDSLAILSIADSDKQSENHWKIRVVPNKFPILDRVGEFVEQSQVFFEKMKGLGVAEVVIESNKHQGSLSNYSINHIIDLIKVLKQRYNDLASDNELKYVQIFKNSGEKSGASLEHPHWQIIATPIIPSKIKQELKKVESYYTDHHSCIYCDLIESELVVNKRIISEDENFVSFIPYAAHFAYETWIIPKDHRSSFANIKDNEIQALAQILRKIMRKFKRYFNDLSFNIIIHTVPFNKDKEAFYHWYLKIIPRLSICGGFELGTGMSVTTISPEVAAKRLREFKVD; via the coding sequence GTGTCTGAAATAAGAAAAGATTTATTAAGAGGAGAAGATGTTATTGTTGCAACTTCAAGGGGCAAACGCCCTAATGATTTTGATAACAATCAAAAATTTAACAGAGCTTGTCCATTTTGCAATGGGAATAAAGAAGATGACTCATTAGCAATTTTATCAATAGCTGATAGCGATAAGCAAAGTGAAAATCATTGGAAGATTAGAGTTGTACCTAATAAATTTCCTATATTAGACCGAGTTGGTGAATTTGTTGAACAGAGTCAAGTCTTTTTTGAAAAGATGAAGGGTTTAGGGGTTGCAGAAGTCGTTATAGAATCAAATAAACATCAAGGTAGTCTATCTAATTATTCTATAAATCATATTATTGATCTAATAAAAGTTTTAAAGCAAAGATATAATGATCTAGCTAGTGATAATGAATTAAAATATGTACAAATCTTTAAGAATTCTGGTGAAAAATCAGGAGCTTCTTTAGAACATCCACATTGGCAGATTATAGCTACGCCTATCATTCCATCAAAGATCAAGCAAGAATTAAAAAAAGTAGAGAGCTATTATACTGATCATCATAGCTGTATTTATTGTGATCTAATTGAATCTGAATTAGTAGTTAATAAAAGAATTATCAGTGAAGATGAAAATTTTGTATCTTTTATTCCTTATGCTGCTCATTTTGCTTATGAAACTTGGATTATTCCTAAAGATCATAGAAGCAGTTTTGCTAATATTAAGGATAATGAAATTCAAGCTCTGGCTCAAATATTAAGGAAGATAATGAGAAAATTTAAAAGATATTTTAATGATTTATCCTTTAATATTATCATTCATACAGTACCTTTTAACAAAGATAAAGAAGCTTTTTATCATTGGTATCTAAAAATTATACCTAGGCTTTCAATTTGCGGAGGCTTTGAATTGGGAACAGGTATGAGTGTTACTACTATATCACCAGAAGTAGCTGCTAAGAGATTAAGAGAGTTTAAAGTTGATTAG
- a CDS encoding DegV family protein, with protein MTQKIALLTDSTSDIPTELLKEKNIHSLPLKIIYSDKQYNDRIDIQPEEVYKKFDEEIPTTSMPTPHDTKEKLLELKAQGFTHVIAIHISSGLSGTYNMVNMISKQIDDITVEVIDSKALSMGLGRLVLYAAELIEQGLNFKNIISQVKDKMENVDVFFVVKSLKYLIEGGRIGKVSGTIGEFLNIKPIISIDKEGEYYNFKKTRGRKRSINTLYKLIKEKVKEGISTVDVVHGAAYEEAKELLDKVKNLDNVKDSFFGQIGPSMVVHTGPGLIGVVINRINE; from the coding sequence ATGACTCAAAAAATAGCATTATTAACTGATAGCACATCTGATATTCCTACAGAACTATTAAAAGAAAAAAACATCCACAGTCTTCCCCTCAAAATAATTTATAGTGACAAACAATATAATGATAGAATAGATATTCAACCTGAGGAAGTCTATAAGAAATTCGATGAAGAAATACCTACTACCTCAATGCCAACTCCTCACGATACAAAAGAAAAGCTCCTAGAACTAAAAGCTCAGGGTTTTACACATGTAATTGCTATTCATATCTCTAGTGGTTTAAGTGGAACTTATAACATGGTAAATATGATAAGCAAACAGATTGATGATATTACTGTCGAAGTAATAGATTCTAAAGCATTATCTATGGGATTGGGTAGATTAGTACTATATGCTGCAGAATTGATTGAACAAGGATTAAATTTTAAAAATATAATCTCTCAAGTAAAGGATAAGATGGAAAATGTAGATGTCTTCTTTGTAGTTAAAAGCTTAAAATATTTAATTGAAGGAGGAAGAATTGGTAAGGTATCAGGAACTATTGGAGAGTTTCTAAACATCAAACCAATTATCTCTATAGACAAAGAAGGAGAATACTATAACTTTAAAAAGACTCGTGGTCGTAAAAGATCTATTAATACATTATATAAATTAATTAAAGAAAAAGTTAAAGAAGGAATAAGTACTGTTGATGTAGTACATGGAGCAGCTTATGAAGAAGCAAAAGAACTACTTGATAAAGTAAAGAATTTAGACAATGTTAAAGATAGTTTCTTTGGACAGATTGGACCTTCTATGGTAGTTCATACAGGTCCAGGATTAATCGGAGTAGTAATCAACAGAATAAATGAATAA
- a CDS encoding aminotransferase class I/II-fold pyridoxal phosphate-dependent enzyme, translating into MNWSEIISPKVKSIPPSGIRKFFDLASGVEDVISLGVGEPDFVTPWHIREAAFYSLEQGDTMYTSNYGLLQLRREIANLLSKDYHLNYNPDNEILVTVGVSEALDLALRTLLKDGEEVLLPEPSYVSYEPSTLLAGGKVVRIPTKEEDNFKLRAEDVKKAITAKTKVLVLCYPNNPTGATMDKDDLLEIAEVVKKNDLIVLSDEIYSRLTYEGEHTSFATLPGMKERTIVFNGFSKAYAMTGWRVGYAAAPEPVIKAMMKIHQYSMLCAPIVSQKAALEALRNGEVEVEKMVKSYNQRRRVIVKGFNDLGLKCFKPKGSFYVFPSIKSTGLSSEEFAERLLKEEGVVVIPGNVFGISGEGFIRCSYASSLDNIYEALTRIERFVNKL; encoded by the coding sequence ATGAATTGGTCTGAGATAATATCACCAAAAGTAAAATCAATTCCGCCTTCAGGGATTAGAAAGTTCTTCGATTTAGCATCAGGTGTAGAGGATGTGATCTCTTTAGGGGTAGGGGAACCCGATTTTGTTACACCATGGCATATTAGAGAAGCTGCTTTTTATTCATTAGAGCAGGGAGATACTATGTATACTTCCAATTATGGTTTGCTACAGCTTAGAAGGGAGATAGCTAACTTATTAAGTAAAGATTATCATTTGAATTATAATCCAGATAATGAGATTTTAGTAACTGTTGGTGTTAGTGAAGCCTTAGATTTAGCTTTGCGGACTTTATTGAAGGATGGTGAAGAGGTGTTATTACCTGAACCTTCCTATGTTTCATATGAACCATCTACTCTTTTAGCAGGAGGTAAGGTGGTTAGAATACCTACCAAAGAAGAAGATAACTTTAAGTTAAGAGCAGAAGATGTGAAAAAGGCAATTACTGCTAAGACTAAGGTTTTAGTCTTATGTTATCCAAATAATCCAACTGGTGCTACTATGGATAAAGATGATTTATTAGAGATTGCTGAAGTTGTAAAGAAAAATGATCTAATTGTATTGTCAGATGAGATTTATAGCAGATTAACTTATGAAGGAGAACATACTAGTTTTGCCACTTTGCCTGGAATGAAAGAGAGAACGATTGTATTTAATGGATTTTCTAAAGCCTATGCGATGACTGGTTGGAGAGTTGGCTATGCAGCAGCTCCAGAACCTGTAATTAAAGCAATGATGAAGATTCATCAATATTCAATGTTATGTGCTCCAATTGTAAGTCAAAAGGCTGCCTTAGAAGCTTTACGCAATGGTGAAGTTGAAGTAGAGAAGATGGTTAAGTCATATAACCAGAGAAGAAGGGTGATTGTTAAAGGGTTTAATGATTTAGGTTTAAAATGTTTTAAGCCTAAAGGATCTTTTTATGTCTTTCCATCGATTAAAAGTACTGGCTTAAGTTCAGAAGAATTTGCAGAAAGGTTGTTAAAAGAAGAAGGGGTTGTAGTAATCCCAGGGAATGTTTTTGGAATCAGTGGAGAAGGATTTATTCGTTGTTCTTATGCCTCTTCATTAGATAATATCTATGAAGCGTTAACTAGAATAGAGAGATTTGTAAATAAATTATAA
- a CDS encoding Lrp/AsnC family transcriptional regulator: MREDILELLQSNSKLAPEKMATMLDMDVNELKKEIVQLEKENIIVKYSTLIDWDKTDKELVSALIDVKVTPERDFGFDSVAKRIYKFPEVSSVYLMSGGYDLSVKVEGRTMKEVALFVAEKLATIDHVQSTGTHFMLKTYKKDGVIFKEGSKASERLVVSP; encoded by the coding sequence ATGAGAGAAGATATTTTAGAGTTATTACAATCTAATAGTAAGCTAGCTCCAGAAAAGATGGCTACTATGCTTGATATGGATGTTAATGAGTTAAAAAAGGAAATTGTTCAATTAGAAAAAGAGAATATTATTGTTAAGTACTCTACTCTAATTGATTGGGATAAGACAGATAAAGAGCTTGTATCTGCCTTAATAGATGTTAAAGTTACACCAGAAAGGGATTTTGGCTTTGATTCAGTAGCTAAAAGAATCTATAAATTTCCTGAAGTAAGTTCAGTTTATTTAATGTCAGGTGGTTATGATTTATCTGTTAAAGTTGAAGGTAGAACAATGAAAGAAGTGGCTTTATTTGTAGCTGAAAAATTAGCAACTATTGACCATGTACAGAGTACTGGTACTCATTTTATGTTAAAGACTTATAAGAAGGATGGGGTAATCTTTAAAGAGGGGAGTAAAGCATCAGAAAGGTTAGTGGTATCACCATGA
- a CDS encoding FxLYD domain-containing protein: MRKKYLIYLFLCLLVASVTAFAQSFLVIKFDKTKLMTKPQGQTITELAKGTKVKILESKGNWSKIQLEGWVLKDSITDNRPPKKENLVKEKNKNKANKDSKNKKKDTKVTNSSFIYGNVTLTRSFGYTRVKGKITNYSGKYLDHAKFKITLYDSNNNLIGTGYTTMKELKPNKTYSFATSISCNPVEVENYNIEFQE; encoded by the coding sequence ATGAGAAAAAAATATCTGATTTATTTATTTTTATGTTTGTTAGTAGCTAGTGTTACTGCCTTTGCTCAAAGTTTCTTAGTCATCAAATTTGATAAAACTAAACTTATGACTAAACCCCAAGGGCAAACTATAACAGAATTAGCTAAAGGAACTAAAGTTAAAATACTAGAATCTAAGGGGAATTGGAGTAAAATACAGCTAGAAGGATGGGTCTTAAAGGATTCAATTACAGATAATAGACCTCCAAAAAAAGAAAATTTAGTTAAAGAAAAGAATAAGAATAAAGCAAATAAAGATAGTAAAAATAAGAAGAAAGATACTAAAGTAACTAATAGTAGCTTTATCTATGGAAATGTTACACTAACTAGATCTTTTGGCTATACTAGAGTTAAGGGAAAAATAACTAATTACTCTGGTAAATATTTAGACCACGCTAAATTTAAAATAACCTTATATGATTCTAATAATAATCTAATTGGAACTGGATATACTACAATGAAAGAACTAAAACCTAATAAAACATATTCTTTTGCTACTTCTATTAGTTGTAATCCAGTTGAAGTTGAAAATTATAATATAGAGTTTCAAGAATAA
- a CDS encoding glucosaminidase domain-containing protein — translation MINKRKFFKILILFILLTLVGLEVYIIREHQSENNFTEGSISASGSNNEFKSISYKSYKDWEKIFLEYDYDLNKDIIDVPQIAVKKFPEDINQIRDAKKRKELFLSIMLIGAYHANQEILKDRAKLNSLVKQYNIDRKLQKEDNQWLNLMIDKYNVEANSVKDELDELLYKVDIIPLSLVLSQAACESGWGTSRFTKVANNIFGEWTFSENVAGVVPKARPANATYKIRKFDTIEEAIASYLNNLNSHYAYEKLWDIRSTLRNNNQNLDSLKLAAGLINYSERREDYVEQVKDIIEYNNLKKIDKLLKIK, via the coding sequence ATGATAAATAAAAGAAAGTTTTTTAAAATACTTATATTATTTATATTGCTTACTCTTGTTGGTTTAGAAGTTTATATTATTAGAGAGCATCAAAGTGAAAATAATTTTACAGAAGGAAGTATTTCTGCTAGTGGTAGCAATAATGAATTTAAGAGTATATCTTATAAAAGCTATAAGGACTGGGAGAAGATATTTTTAGAATATGATTATGATTTAAATAAAGATATTATCGATGTTCCACAGATAGCAGTAAAAAAGTTTCCTGAAGATATTAATCAGATTAGAGATGCTAAAAAGCGAAAAGAGTTATTTTTAAGTATTATGTTAATTGGAGCATATCATGCTAATCAAGAGATATTAAAGGATAGAGCTAAATTGAATTCTTTGGTCAAACAGTATAATATTGATCGCAAATTGCAAAAAGAAGATAATCAATGGCTAAATCTGATGATTGATAAGTATAATGTAGAGGCCAATTCGGTGAAAGATGAATTAGATGAATTGCTTTATAAAGTAGATATTATTCCTTTATCCCTCGTGTTATCACAAGCAGCTTGTGAATCTGGCTGGGGAACATCTCGTTTTACAAAGGTGGCCAATAATATTTTTGGTGAGTGGACTTTTAGTGAAAATGTTGCGGGAGTAGTTCCTAAAGCAAGACCGGCAAATGCTACTTATAAGATTAGAAAATTTGATACTATTGAAGAAGCGATTGCTAGCTATCTAAATAATTTAAATAGTCATTATGCTTATGAGAAACTATGGGATATTAGATCTACTTTAAGAAATAATAATCAGAATTTAGATAGCCTAAAGTTAGCAGCAGGATTGATTAATTATTCTGAGCGTAGAGAGGATTATGTTGAACAGGTTAAGGATATTATTGAATATAATAATTTAAAGAAAATAGATAAATTATTAAAAATCAAATAG
- a CDS encoding ISLre2 family transposase — protein sequence MSDKEDISDFINTLRKDFDELGKELCKYIIEVIDEVIKESPERKKNWKIVRKKKRKLITEFGEVEFERRYYKSKFNKEYEHLADKKLGIDKYQRIDTGLEAKIVDLSIDKSYAKVGEEVVNNLTITGQTVMNKIRKLGKIENDKLSNPKAKRKIDYLYIEADEDHVSLQNGKNAVPRLVYVHEGIIKENGRNKLKNSYSFSGMYNKSEDLWLEIMDYIEDNYDFDSIKQIYIAGDGALWIKEGLKWLPKSKQILDRYHLNKYVLKATGHAQKLRFDLWQGINNLDKVQIKEIFSELISQAEKESKKKAIRQSRSYIYNNWAGIVNYYKDENAIGCSAEGHVSHILSDRLSSRPMGWSEVGVDQMARLRSFKFNGGTEYELKEIILEKARKEQKEEKIVEIESKVVKNNLKKKFAEPSNNIPSINKGVRTRLFKAVKSLL from the coding sequence TTGAGTGATAAAGAAGATATTTCAGACTTTATAAATACTCTAAGAAAAGACTTTGATGAATTAGGTAAAGAATTGTGTAAGTATATTATAGAAGTAATAGATGAAGTAATTAAGGAAAGTCCTGAGCGTAAAAAGAATTGGAAGATAGTAAGAAAAAAGAAGAGAAAATTGATAACAGAGTTTGGTGAAGTTGAATTTGAGAGAAGGTATTATAAATCTAAGTTCAATAAAGAGTATGAACATTTAGCAGATAAAAAATTAGGTATAGATAAGTATCAAAGGATAGATACTGGCTTAGAAGCAAAGATAGTAGATTTATCAATTGATAAATCTTACGCCAAAGTAGGAGAGGAAGTAGTGAATAATTTAACTATAACAGGTCAAACAGTTATGAATAAAATAAGAAAATTAGGTAAAATAGAAAACGATAAATTAAGTAATCCGAAAGCAAAAAGAAAGATTGATTATTTATATATAGAAGCTGATGAAGACCATGTTTCTTTGCAAAACGGGAAGAATGCTGTACCAAGATTAGTTTATGTTCATGAAGGAATTATTAAAGAAAATGGTAGAAATAAGTTAAAGAACAGTTATTCCTTTTCAGGTATGTATAACAAGTCGGAAGACTTGTGGCTAGAAATTATGGACTATATAGAGGATAATTACGACTTTGATAGCATAAAGCAGATTTATATTGCAGGAGATGGGGCACTTTGGATTAAAGAGGGTTTAAAGTGGTTGCCTAAAAGTAAGCAGATACTAGATAGATATCATTTAAATAAGTATGTTTTAAAGGCTACAGGACATGCCCAAAAGCTTAGATTTGATCTTTGGCAAGGAATAAATAATTTAGATAAAGTACAGATAAAAGAGATATTTAGTGAATTGATATCTCAAGCTGAAAAGGAATCTAAGAAGAAAGCGATAAGACAAAGTAGAAGCTATATTTATAATAACTGGGCTGGAATAGTAAACTATTATAAAGATGAAAATGCTATTGGTTGTAGTGCTGAAGGTCATGTTAGTCATATATTATCAGATAGATTAAGTTCAAGACCAATGGGTTGGTCTGAAGTAGGAGTAGATCAGATGGCAAGATTAAGGTCTTTTAAATTTAATGGAGGAACAGAATACGAATTAAAAGAAATTATTCTAGAGAAAGCAAGAAAAGAGCAAAAAGAAGAAAAAATAGTGGAAATAGAATCAAAAGTAGTGAAAAATAATTTGAAAAAGAAATTTGCTGAACCAAGCAATAATATCCCAAGTATAAATAAAGGAGTAAGAACTAGACTGTTTAAAGCAGTAAAGTCATTGCTTTAA
- a CDS encoding cupin domain-containing protein, with protein MEIIKMDQVEGSKNKRGVVAKKLLKHDNAQIMNLVLSPGDVVPEHSVPVDVFFYIVEGKGTLQIGDEESVVEAKDIIICPPNTKMSLKADQEEEFVVLNVKTPSL; from the coding sequence ATGGAAATTATTAAGATGGATCAGGTTGAAGGAAGTAAGAATAAAAGAGGTGTAGTAGCTAAGAAGTTACTAAAGCATGATAATGCTCAAATAATGAATTTGGTGTTAAGTCCTGGAGATGTAGTTCCAGAACATTCTGTGCCAGTTGATGTATTTTTCTATATTGTAGAAGGAAAGGGTACATTACAGATTGGTGATGAAGAGTCAGTAGTTGAAGCTAAAGATATTATTATCTGTCCACCAAATACTAAGATGTCTCTTAAAGCCGATCAAGAAGAAGAATTTGTTGTATTGAATGTTAAGACTCCAAGCCTTTAA
- a CDS encoding OsmC family protein, producing the protein MYYEIKADVEEDKLEEALKESHRRCFVMNTLNPDIEIETTFEINN; encoded by the coding sequence ATGTATTATGAGATTAAAGCAGATGTTGAGGAAGATAAATTAGAAGAGGCTTTAAAAGAGTCTCATCGTAGATGTTTTGTGATGAATACCTTAAATCCTGATATCGAGATTGAGACTACTTTTGAGATAAATAACTAA